In Halostella litorea, a single window of DNA contains:
- a CDS encoding glutamate--tRNA ligase: MNDDLREAIEREAEKHALLNAVKHESDADVGAIMGPLMGDNPEFREHGDQVPGVAGGVISEVNGLSHEERVERLEEIAPDELAEILAEDEGDDRALPDLPNADEYDEIRMRSAPNPNGPWHVGHARMPAVIGTYKELYDGWFCVRFDDTDPETKRPDLSAYDAILEDVEYLGFEPDAVYRASDRMETYYDHARDLIEEGGAYTCSCPQGEFSDMKNSGEACPHRGKDAETTLSEFEAMVDGEYDSGEMVLRVRTDIEHKNPALRDWVAFRMIDTPHPREEASDYRCWPMLDFQSGVDDHLMGVTHIIRGIDLQDSAKRQQFVYDYFGWEYPEVLHWGHVQIDAFDVKMSTSRIKELIEAGELDGWDDPRAPTVAAFRRRGIRGEAITEAMVELGTSTSDVDLAMSAVYANNRELVDDGANRYFLVRDGDGHDAVSLPLSGDAPDEATPPVHPEHEDRGRREIPVGDAVRLEAADLPAEGGMLWLKGYGPVEYDGDGLRYTDDDISVVREGDADVVHWVPADGAVPTRLRTPEGDVTGYAEPGFADVAVDGMVQFVRVGFARVDAHDAPAERDDADAESVAYFAHE; the protein is encoded by the coding sequence ATGAACGACGACCTCCGGGAGGCGATAGAGCGGGAGGCCGAGAAGCACGCCCTGCTCAACGCGGTGAAACACGAGAGCGACGCCGACGTGGGCGCGATCATGGGGCCGCTGATGGGCGACAACCCCGAGTTCCGCGAGCACGGCGATCAGGTCCCGGGCGTCGCCGGCGGCGTCATCAGCGAGGTCAACGGCCTGTCCCACGAGGAGCGCGTCGAGCGACTGGAGGAGATCGCGCCCGACGAACTGGCGGAGATCCTCGCGGAGGACGAGGGCGACGACCGGGCGCTCCCGGACCTCCCCAACGCCGACGAGTACGACGAGATCCGGATGCGGAGCGCCCCGAACCCCAACGGGCCGTGGCACGTCGGCCACGCCCGGATGCCGGCCGTCATCGGGACGTACAAGGAACTGTACGACGGCTGGTTCTGCGTCCGCTTCGACGACACGGACCCCGAGACGAAGCGGCCCGACCTCTCCGCGTACGACGCCATCCTGGAGGACGTCGAGTACCTCGGCTTCGAACCGGACGCCGTCTACCGCGCCAGCGACCGGATGGAGACGTACTACGACCACGCCCGCGACCTGATCGAGGAGGGCGGCGCGTACACCTGCTCGTGTCCGCAGGGGGAGTTCTCCGACATGAAAAACAGCGGGGAGGCCTGCCCGCACCGCGGGAAGGACGCCGAGACCACGCTGTCGGAGTTCGAGGCGATGGTCGACGGCGAGTACGACAGCGGCGAGATGGTGCTGCGCGTGCGCACCGACATCGAGCACAAGAACCCCGCGCTGCGGGACTGGGTCGCCTTCCGGATGATCGACACGCCCCACCCGCGCGAGGAAGCGAGCGACTACCGCTGCTGGCCGATGCTCGACTTCCAGAGCGGCGTCGACGACCACCTCATGGGGGTCACCCACATCATCCGCGGCATCGACCTGCAGGACTCCGCGAAGCGCCAGCAGTTCGTGTACGACTACTTCGGCTGGGAGTACCCCGAGGTGCTCCACTGGGGCCACGTCCAGATCGACGCCTTCGACGTGAAGATGTCCACCTCGCGGATCAAGGAACTGATCGAGGCCGGCGAACTCGACGGCTGGGACGACCCGCGCGCGCCCACCGTCGCGGCGTTCCGCCGCCGGGGCATCCGCGGCGAGGCGATCACCGAGGCGATGGTCGAACTCGGCACCTCGACGAGCGACGTGGACCTGGCGATGAGCGCCGTCTACGCGAACAACCGCGAACTGGTCGACGACGGCGCAAACCGCTACTTCCTCGTCCGCGACGGCGACGGCCACGACGCCGTGTCCCTCCCGCTCTCCGGCGACGCGCCCGACGAGGCGACGCCGCCGGTCCACCCCGAGCACGAGGACCGCGGCCGCCGCGAGATACCGGTCGGCGACGCCGTCCGACTGGAGGCCGCCGACCTCCCGGCCGAGGGTGGGATGCTCTGGCTGAAGGGGTACGGCCCCGTCGAGTACGACGGCGACGGGCTACGCTACACGGACGACGACATCTCGGTGGTCCGCGAGGGCGACGCCGACGTGGTCCACTGGGTACCCGCCGACGGCGCGGTGCCGACCCGGCTCCGGACGCCCGAGGGCGACGTGACCGGGTACGCCGAACCCGGCTTCGCCGACGTCGCGGTCGACGGGATGGTGCAGTTCGTCCGCGTCGGCTTCGCGCGGGTCGACGCCCACGACGCGCCCGCGGAGCGCGACGACGCGGACGCGGAGTCCGTCGCCTACTTCGCCCACGAGTAG
- a CDS encoding 4Fe-4S dicluster domain-containing protein: protein MSIDSNFEENREVVDEHEGHDVWGPVEEPETLGIHGTHVAVDFDICLADGACLEDCPVDVFEWVDTPGHPESEIKADPANEAQCIDCMLCVDVCPVDAIDVDAGRAGRI from the coding sequence ATGAGCATCGATTCCAACTTCGAGGAGAACCGCGAGGTAGTCGACGAGCACGAGGGCCACGACGTGTGGGGACCGGTGGAGGAACCTGAGACGCTGGGGATCCACGGTACCCACGTCGCGGTGGATTTCGACATCTGTCTGGCCGACGGCGCGTGTCTGGAGGACTGCCCGGTCGACGTGTTCGAGTGGGTCGACACCCCCGGACACCCCGAGAGCGAGATCAAGGCCGACCCCGCCAACGAGGCCCAGTGCATCGACTGCATGCTCTGTGTCGACGTCTGTCCCGTCGACGCCATCGACGTCGACGCCGGCCGTGCGGGCCGGATCTGA
- a CDS encoding DUF456 domain-containing protein: MVEAITVVAVALLVAGVVGSVVPLVPGALLSVAAIAGHWWVAGVPSGVTLAAFVAVGGLAVAVDYFAGAISAKAGGASWLATVAAGVVGVVALVATGPLGALVAVALTVFLVEAYRGQSRSAGARAALFATVGMLGSAVAQVLLTATMLVAFLLVVVV, translated from the coding sequence ATGGTCGAGGCGATCACCGTCGTCGCGGTGGCGTTGCTGGTCGCGGGCGTCGTCGGCAGCGTCGTCCCGCTGGTTCCTGGGGCGCTGCTGTCGGTGGCCGCGATAGCCGGTCACTGGTGGGTCGCCGGCGTCCCGTCCGGGGTAACCCTCGCTGCGTTCGTCGCCGTCGGCGGCCTCGCGGTCGCCGTCGACTACTTCGCGGGGGCCATCTCGGCGAAGGCGGGGGGCGCGTCGTGGCTCGCGACGGTCGCCGCCGGCGTCGTCGGCGTCGTCGCGCTGGTCGCCACCGGCCCGCTCGGGGCGCTCGTCGCCGTCGCGCTGACGGTGTTTCTGGTCGAGGCGTACCGCGGGCAGTCCCGCTCGGCCGGCGCGCGGGCGGCGTTGTTCGCCACGGTCGGGATGCTCGGCTCCGCGGTGGCGCAGGTCCTGCTCACGGCGACGATGCTCGTCGCGTTCCTGCTGGTCGTGGTCGTCTAA
- a CDS encoding AI-2E family transporter, with protein MASTGAAPGRERVAWWGVAAVLFAALAFVAYTYVGTLVLGLFVYYATRRIHRRTRRRVQPPSLAAIVSLATIAAPILLLLGYALVIAAREADEAVPNGYTSALEPYVDAAWLQDPQQVLADLVADPGRLGSLGSPENALDAASTVASSLGVVVNVVVHLFIALTVGFYLLRDDRRLAGWVRGEFVGRGSTADAFLTAVDRNLEAIYFGNILFAAANAVVATVAYNALDLVSPAAIAVPAPTLLGLLTGVGSLVPVVGMKIVWVPAALYLLAVAAATDPELLWFGVAFAVVTFVVVDTVPEVLLRPYISGRDLHVGLVLFAYIFGPLLFGWYGIFLGPLVLVVAVEFARIVLPELVRGEPLTAAAAAEEPTGLDAPDPETVVPDDGDAEDDGHAEGGDATGATDDAAASPDRAAEDAPDGGSGDADESTAE; from the coding sequence ATGGCATCGACCGGCGCGGCCCCGGGGCGCGAGCGCGTGGCGTGGTGGGGCGTCGCCGCCGTCCTGTTCGCCGCGCTGGCGTTCGTCGCGTACACCTACGTCGGCACGCTCGTCCTCGGCCTGTTCGTCTACTACGCGACCCGGCGGATCCACCGGCGCACCCGCCGGCGCGTCCAACCGCCCTCGCTCGCGGCCATCGTGTCGCTCGCGACGATCGCCGCGCCGATCCTCCTGTTGCTCGGGTACGCCCTCGTCATCGCGGCACGGGAGGCCGACGAAGCGGTCCCGAACGGGTACACGAGCGCGCTCGAACCGTACGTCGACGCCGCGTGGCTACAGGACCCCCAGCAGGTGCTCGCCGACCTCGTTGCGGACCCCGGACGGCTCGGGTCGCTGGGGTCGCCCGAAAACGCGCTCGACGCGGCGTCGACGGTCGCCAGTTCGCTCGGCGTCGTCGTCAACGTGGTCGTCCACCTCTTCATCGCGCTGACGGTCGGGTTCTACCTCCTGCGGGACGACCGCCGCCTCGCGGGGTGGGTCCGCGGGGAGTTCGTCGGCCGCGGGTCGACCGCCGACGCCTTCCTCACCGCGGTCGACCGGAACCTGGAGGCGATCTACTTCGGCAACATCCTCTTTGCCGCGGCCAACGCCGTCGTCGCGACGGTCGCCTACAACGCGCTCGACCTGGTCTCGCCGGCCGCGATCGCAGTTCCGGCCCCGACGCTGCTCGGCCTGCTCACCGGCGTCGGCAGCCTCGTCCCCGTCGTCGGCATGAAGATCGTGTGGGTGCCCGCCGCGCTGTACCTGCTCGCGGTCGCCGCGGCGACCGACCCCGAACTCCTGTGGTTCGGCGTCGCCTTCGCCGTCGTCACGTTCGTCGTCGTCGACACGGTGCCGGAGGTGCTGCTCCGCCCGTACATCTCCGGGCGGGACCTCCACGTCGGCCTCGTGCTGTTCGCGTACATCTTCGGCCCGCTGCTGTTCGGCTGGTACGGCATCTTCCTCGGCCCGCTGGTCCTCGTCGTCGCCGTCGAGTTCGCCCGGATCGTCCTCCCGGAACTCGTCCGCGGGGAGCCGCTGACGGCGGCCGCGGCCGCCGAGGAGCCGACGGGCCTCGACGCCCCGGACCCCGAAACCGTCGTCCCGGACGACGGGGACGCGGAGGACGACGGGCACGCCGAGGGGGGCGACGCGACCGGGGCGACGGACGACGCGGCGGCGTCCCCGGACCGCGCCGCTGAAGACGCTCCCGACGGGGGGTCCGGCGACGCTGACGAGTCGACGGCCGAGTGA
- a CDS encoding cupin domain-containing protein, which produces MGKVNADDVERTRTERGETAFDRRKLAAAAGGEEIGCSLYEIPPGRRSWPYHYHTGNEEAIFVLDGRGTLRLDGERVPLEPDDYVALPAGERGGHRVVNDSEGTLRYLAMSTMAEPDVTVYPDTGKVGVFAGSPPGGEDERTVHGYFREGDAVDYWDEEA; this is translated from the coding sequence ATGGGAAAAGTCAACGCCGACGACGTGGAGCGGACCCGCACCGAGCGCGGCGAGACGGCGTTCGACCGCCGGAAACTCGCGGCCGCCGCGGGCGGCGAGGAGATCGGCTGTAGCCTCTACGAGATCCCCCCGGGCCGGCGCTCCTGGCCGTACCACTACCACACCGGGAACGAGGAGGCGATCTTCGTGCTCGACGGCCGCGGGACGCTCCGGCTGGACGGCGAGCGCGTCCCGCTCGAACCGGACGACTACGTCGCCCTCCCCGCCGGCGAGCGGGGCGGCCACCGGGTCGTCAACGACTCCGAGGGGACGCTGCGCTACCTCGCGATGTCGACGATGGCCGAGCCGGACGTGACGGTGTACCCCGACACCGGGAAGGTCGGCGTGTTCGCCGGCTCGCCGCCGGGCGGCGAGGACGAACGGACGGTGCACGGCTACTTCCGGGAGGGCGACGCCGTCGACTACTGGGACGAGGAAGCGTAG
- the mvk gene encoding mevalonate kinase, translating to MTVSSAPGKVYLFGEHAVVYGEPAVPCAIERRARVTVDERTDGKLRVHAADLSLDGFTVEYSGGAETHPDVDVSESLLEAAMGYVDAAVGQARDAADAPDAGFDVTIESAIPLGAGLGSSAAVTVAGIDAATRELGVDLPPEELADRAFRAEYEVQDGQASRADTFCSAMGGAVRVEGDDCKRIGAPDLPFVIGFDGGAGDTGKLVAGVRELREEYGFAADTVGTIGDIVAEGERVLADAAEDPDGGWLAELGDLMDFNHGLLESLGVSSRSLDAMVWAARDAGAHGAKLTGAGGGGCIVALDETEETETALKFTPGCEEAFRAELATEGVRAE from the coding sequence ATGACTGTTTCGAGCGCTCCCGGGAAGGTGTACCTGTTCGGGGAGCACGCGGTCGTCTACGGCGAACCCGCGGTCCCGTGTGCGATCGAGCGCCGCGCACGCGTGACCGTCGATGAGCGGACCGACGGGAAGCTCCGGGTCCACGCCGCGGACCTCTCGCTCGACGGCTTCACCGTCGAGTACAGCGGCGGCGCGGAGACCCACCCCGACGTCGACGTCTCCGAGTCGCTGCTGGAGGCGGCGATGGGGTACGTCGACGCCGCCGTCGGGCAGGCCCGCGACGCGGCCGACGCGCCGGACGCGGGCTTCGACGTCACCATCGAGAGCGCCATCCCGCTCGGGGCCGGCCTCGGTTCGTCGGCCGCCGTCACCGTGGCCGGGATCGACGCCGCCACGCGGGAACTCGGCGTCGACCTCCCGCCGGAGGAACTCGCGGACCGCGCGTTCCGCGCGGAGTACGAGGTCCAGGACGGCCAGGCCTCGCGGGCGGACACGTTCTGTTCCGCGATGGGCGGGGCGGTCCGGGTCGAGGGCGACGACTGCAAGCGGATCGGCGCGCCGGACCTGCCCTTCGTCATCGGTTTCGACGGCGGCGCGGGCGACACCGGGAAGCTCGTCGCGGGGGTCCGGGAGCTCCGCGAGGAGTACGGCTTCGCGGCCGACACGGTCGGGACCATCGGCGACATCGTGGCCGAGGGCGAGCGCGTCCTCGCCGACGCCGCCGAGGACCCGGACGGCGGCTGGCTGGCCGAACTCGGCGACCTGATGGACTTCAACCACGGCCTCCTGGAGTCGCTCGGCGTCTCCTCGCGGTCGCTGGACGCGATGGTGTGGGCCGCCCGCGATGCCGGCGCGCACGGCGCGAAGCTCACCGGCGCGGGCGGCGGCGGCTGCATCGTCGCGCTGGACGAAACCGAGGAGACGGAGACGGCGCTCAAGTTCACGCCGGGCTGCGAGGAGGCGTTCCGCGCCGAACTGGCGACCGAAGGGGTGCGTGCCGAGTGA
- the rpsB gene encoding 30S ribosomal protein S2 translates to MTENDAEQEGLDAAEEEVDPEPAADAGPAAEAEDAEPAEEATAEDADEATEDEPQLDEDVMSDEEADLLIPVEDYLGAGVHIGTQQKTQDMERYIHRVRTDGLYVLDVSKTDSRIRTAADFLSNYDPEQILVTSSRQYGRFPAEKFAEAVGARARTGRFIPGTLTNPKYDGYIEPDVLVVTDPIGDAQAVKEAITVGIPVIAMCDSNNSLGNVDLVVPTNNKGRKALSVVYWLLANETLDRRGAEPAYSLDDFESGI, encoded by the coding sequence ATGACAGAGAACGACGCAGAACAGGAAGGGCTCGACGCGGCCGAGGAGGAGGTCGACCCGGAGCCGGCGGCGGACGCCGGCCCGGCGGCCGAGGCCGAGGACGCGGAGCCCGCTGAGGAAGCGACCGCCGAGGACGCCGACGAGGCGACCGAGGACGAACCGCAGCTGGACGAGGACGTCATGTCCGACGAGGAGGCCGACCTCCTCATCCCCGTCGAGGACTACCTCGGCGCGGGCGTCCACATCGGGACCCAGCAGAAGACCCAGGACATGGAGCGGTACATCCACCGCGTCCGGACCGACGGGCTGTACGTGCTGGACGTCTCGAAGACCGACAGCCGGATCCGCACCGCCGCGGACTTCCTGTCGAACTACGACCCCGAGCAGATCCTGGTCACGTCCTCGCGCCAGTACGGCCGCTTCCCGGCCGAGAAGTTCGCCGAGGCCGTGGGTGCTCGCGCCCGCACCGGCCGGTTCATCCCGGGCACGCTGACCAACCCCAAGTACGACGGCTACATCGAGCCGGACGTGCTGGTCGTCACCGACCCCATCGGCGACGCCCAGGCCGTCAAGGAGGCCATCACGGTCGGCATCCCGGTCATCGCGATGTGTGACTCCAACAACAGCCTCGGCAACGTCGACCTCGTCGTCCCGACGAACAACAAGGGGCGCAAGGCGCTGTCGGTCGTCTACTGGCTGCTGGCCAACGAGACGCTCGACCGCCGCGGCGCCGAACCCGCCTACTCGCTCGACGACTTCGAGAGCGGGATTTAA
- a CDS encoding ribonuclease J encodes MEIEIATIGGYEEVGRQMTAVRAGDDVVVFDMGLNLSQVLIHDNVETEKMHSLDLIDMGAIPDDRVMSDLEGDVKAIVPTHGHLDHIGAISKLAHRYNAPIVASPFTIELVKQQIESEQKFGVENNLVKMEAGETMSIGERNELEFVNVTHSIIDAINPVLHTPEGAIVYGLDKRMDHTPVIGDPIDMKRFREIGREDNGVLCYIEDCTNANKKGRTPSESVARRHLKDVLYSMEDYDGGIVATTFSSHIARVRSLVEFAKDIGRQPVLLGRSMEKYSGTAERLDFVDFPEDLGMFGHRKSVDRTFKRIMKEGKEDYLPVVTGHQGEPRAMLTRMGRGETPYELDDGDKVVFSARVIPEPTNEGQRYQSERLLKMQGARIYDDIHVSGHLNQEGHYEMLDALQPQHVIPAHQDMSGYSSYVNLCESEGYELGRDLHVTRNGNLIQLVE; translated from the coding sequence ATGGAAATCGAAATCGCAACCATCGGCGGCTACGAAGAAGTCGGCCGGCAGATGACTGCCGTCCGCGCGGGCGACGACGTCGTCGTCTTCGACATGGGTCTGAACCTCTCGCAGGTTCTGATCCACGACAACGTCGAGACCGAAAAGATGCACAGCCTCGACCTGATCGACATGGGCGCCATCCCCGACGACCGGGTGATGAGCGACCTCGAAGGTGACGTGAAGGCCATCGTGCCGACGCACGGCCACCTCGACCACATCGGTGCCATCAGCAAGCTCGCGCACCGCTACAACGCGCCCATCGTCGCCTCGCCGTTTACGATCGAGCTGGTCAAACAGCAGATCGAGAGCGAGCAGAAGTTCGGGGTCGAGAACAACCTCGTGAAGATGGAGGCCGGCGAGACGATGAGCATCGGCGAGCGCAACGAACTGGAGTTCGTCAACGTCACCCACTCCATCATCGACGCGATCAACCCGGTCCTGCACACGCCCGAGGGCGCCATCGTCTACGGCCTCGACAAGCGGATGGACCACACGCCGGTCATCGGCGACCCCATCGACATGAAGCGGTTCCGGGAGATCGGCCGCGAGGACAACGGCGTCCTCTGTTACATCGAGGACTGTACCAACGCCAACAAGAAGGGCCGCACGCCCTCGGAGTCCGTCGCGCGACGGCACCTGAAGGACGTGCTGTACAGCATGGAGGACTACGACGGCGGCATCGTCGCGACGACGTTCTCCAGCCACATCGCGCGGGTCCGGAGCCTCGTCGAGTTCGCCAAGGACATCGGCCGCCAGCCGGTGCTTCTGGGGCGCTCGATGGAGAAGTACTCCGGCACCGCCGAGCGGCTCGACTTCGTCGACTTCCCGGAGGACCTGGGGATGTTCGGCCACCGCAAGTCCGTCGACCGGACGTTCAAGCGGATCATGAAGGAGGGCAAGGAGGATTACCTGCCCGTCGTCACGGGCCACCAGGGCGAGCCCCGCGCGATGCTCACCCGGATGGGCCGGGGCGAGACGCCGTACGAACTGGACGACGGAGACAAGGTCGTCTTCTCGGCGCGGGTCATCCCCGAGCCGACCAACGAGGGCCAGCGTTACCAGTCCGAGCGGCTGCTGAAGATGCAAGGCGCCCGGATCTACGACGACATCCACGTCTCCGGCCACCTGAACCAGGAGGGCCACTACGAGATGCTGGACGCGCTGCAGCCCCAGCACGTCATCCCGGCCCACCAGGACATGAGCGGGTACTCGTCGTACGTCAACCTCTGCGAGAGCGAGGGGTACGAGCTGGGCCGCGACCTGCACGTCACCCGAAACGGCAACCTGATCCAGCTGGTCGAATAA
- a CDS encoding cytochrome P450: MADTPPGPKGEPLFGDSRRYARDPFSFIAALEGTYGDVSRFNMGPLDTYVLCAPEAIERVLVSEADEFRKPDFQGDALGDLLGDGLLLSEGDTWERQRDLAQPAFSMRRLAGMAGRVTDHAEARIEPWQPGETVDVETEMTRVTLDVILDLMMGVQLPDDRVRTIQEQLEPLGARFEPDPIRFAAPEWAPMPGDAEFERAVATLDDVLDEIIAARAGTTGDEDGPMDFLSVLLRARDRGEQSPDQLRDEMMTMLLAGHDTTALTLTYTWYLLSEHPEIERRVHEEVDTVLDGERPGGEHVQALDYVERVIQEAMRLYPPVYTIFREPTVDVELAGYGIDAGTTLMLPQWGVHRSERFWDDPETFDPDRWLPERASERPRFAYFPFGGGPRHCIGKHLAMLEAQLIVATVASEYRLEYVGETPLELHPSLTVHPRQTMEMRVTERSENS; encoded by the coding sequence ATGGCTGACACACCGCCCGGCCCGAAAGGGGAACCGCTGTTCGGCGACAGTCGACGCTACGCCCGGGACCCGTTCAGCTTCATCGCCGCGCTGGAGGGGACGTACGGCGACGTGTCGCGGTTCAACATGGGGCCGCTCGACACCTACGTGCTGTGTGCCCCGGAGGCGATCGAACGGGTGCTCGTCTCGGAGGCCGACGAGTTCCGCAAGCCCGACTTCCAGGGCGACGCGCTGGGCGACCTGCTCGGCGACGGCCTCCTGCTCTCGGAGGGCGACACCTGGGAGCGCCAGCGCGACCTCGCGCAGCCGGCGTTCTCGATGCGTCGCCTCGCCGGGATGGCCGGCCGGGTCACCGACCACGCCGAGGCGCGGATCGAGCCGTGGCAACCCGGCGAGACGGTCGACGTCGAAACCGAGATGACCCGGGTGACGCTGGACGTGATCCTCGACCTGATGATGGGCGTGCAGTTGCCCGACGACCGCGTGCGGACGATCCAAGAGCAACTGGAGCCGCTGGGCGCGCGGTTCGAGCCGGACCCGATCCGGTTTGCCGCGCCGGAGTGGGCGCCGATGCCGGGCGACGCCGAGTTCGAGCGGGCCGTCGCGACGCTGGACGACGTGCTGGACGAGATCATCGCGGCGCGGGCCGGCACGACGGGCGACGAGGACGGGCCGATGGACTTCCTCTCGGTCCTGCTGCGCGCCCGGGACCGCGGGGAGCAGTCGCCCGACCAACTCCGCGACGAGATGATGACGATGCTGCTCGCCGGCCACGACACCACCGCCCTCACGCTCACCTACACCTGGTACCTGCTGTCGGAACACCCGGAGATCGAGCGGCGCGTCCACGAGGAGGTTGACACGGTGCTCGACGGCGAGCGCCCGGGCGGCGAACACGTCCAGGCGCTCGACTACGTCGAACGGGTGATACAGGAGGCGATGCGGCTCTACCCGCCGGTGTACACCATCTTCCGCGAGCCGACGGTCGACGTCGAACTGGCCGGCTACGGGATCGACGCCGGCACGACGCTGATGCTCCCGCAGTGGGGTGTCCACCGATCCGAGCGGTTCTGGGACGACCCTGAGACGTTCGACCCCGACCGGTGGCTGCCGGAGCGGGCGAGCGAGCGGCCGCGGTTCGCCTACTTCCCGTTCGGCGGCGGGCCGCGCCACTGCATCGGGAAACACCTCGCGATGCTGGAGGCACAGCTCATCGTCGCGACCGTCGCGAGCGAGTACCGCCTGGAGTACGTCGGCGAGACGCCGCTGGAACTGCACCCGTCCCTGACCGTGCATCCCCGGCAGACGATGGAGATGCGGGTCACGGAGCGGTCCGAAAACTCCTAA
- the idsA3 gene encoding geranylfarnesyl diphosphate synthase: MTSPEAREETVLSAVAERREIVNDAIEESLPIAEPERLYEASRYLLDAGGKRLRPTVLLAVAEALADQSPESVDYRSFPDLTGEPVDVMAAAVSVEVIQSFTLIHDDIMDDDDLRRGVPAVHREYDLETAILAGDTLYSKAFEIMLDTGAPAERSVEALDVLANTCTQICEGQSLDVEFENREDVLPEEYLRMVEQKTAVLYAASAALPAILLGADDDTVDALYGYGLDVGRAFQIQDDVLDLTVPSDRLGKQRGSDLVEDKRTLITLHARKQGVDVDDLVETDDVDAVTEAEIDEAVAALEEAGSIDYAKETAEELVANGKARLDVLPDNDARRLLEQIADYLIERGY; this comes from the coding sequence ATGACGAGCCCCGAGGCGCGCGAGGAGACGGTGCTGTCGGCGGTCGCGGAGCGGCGCGAGATCGTCAACGACGCCATCGAGGAGTCGCTCCCGATCGCCGAGCCCGAGCGGCTGTACGAGGCGTCGCGGTACCTGCTGGACGCCGGCGGGAAGCGGCTCCGCCCCACCGTCCTGCTGGCCGTCGCCGAGGCGCTCGCCGACCAGTCCCCGGAGTCGGTCGACTACCGGTCGTTCCCGGACCTGACGGGCGAGCCGGTCGACGTCATGGCCGCCGCGGTGAGCGTCGAAGTGATCCAGTCGTTCACCCTCATCCACGACGACATCATGGACGACGACGACCTCCGGCGCGGCGTGCCGGCGGTCCACCGCGAGTACGACCTGGAAACCGCCATACTGGCCGGCGACACGCTGTACTCGAAGGCGTTCGAGATCATGCTCGACACCGGCGCGCCGGCGGAGCGGTCCGTCGAGGCGCTGGACGTGCTGGCGAACACCTGCACGCAGATCTGCGAGGGGCAGTCGCTGGACGTCGAGTTCGAGAACCGCGAGGACGTGCTGCCGGAGGAGTACCTCAGGATGGTCGAACAGAAGACGGCGGTCCTGTACGCCGCGAGCGCCGCGCTCCCGGCGATCCTGCTCGGCGCGGACGACGACACCGTCGACGCGCTGTACGGCTACGGCCTCGACGTCGGCCGCGCGTTCCAGATACAGGACGACGTGCTCGACCTGACGGTGCCGAGCGACCGGCTCGGCAAGCAGCGCGGGAGCGACCTCGTCGAGGACAAGCGGACGCTGATCACGCTGCACGCCCGGAAGCAGGGCGTCGACGTCGACGACCTCGTCGAGACCGACGACGTGGACGCCGTCACCGAGGCGGAGATAGACGAGGCCGTCGCCGCGCTGGAGGAGGCCGGCAGCATCGACTACGCGAAGGAAACCGCCGAGGAACTCGTCGCCAACGGGAAGGCGCGGCTCGACGTGCTCCCCGACAACGACGCCCGGCGGCTGCTGGAACAGATCGCCGACTACCTGATAGAGCGCGGCTACTGA
- a CDS encoding isopentenyl phosphate kinase: MIVLKLGGSVITEKDRPETLDGRALDRAADAVADAEGDLVVVHGGGSFGHHHAEEHGVSTTDGTRDADGALAIHGAMTTLNRFVISRLRERDVPALPVHPLSAAARDDVARLSLPTAQVATMLGEGFVPVLHGDVIAHECEGVTVLSGDEIVTHVASELGADRVGVCSTVPGVLDAEDEVIDRIEAFADVADALGGSDATDVSGGMAGKVRELLALQRPASVFDLDGLDAFLAGHEPGTTIDGG; the protein is encoded by the coding sequence GTGATCGTCCTCAAACTCGGCGGGAGCGTGATCACCGAGAAGGACCGCCCCGAGACGCTCGACGGGCGGGCGCTGGACCGCGCCGCCGACGCCGTCGCCGACGCCGAGGGGGACCTAGTCGTCGTCCACGGCGGCGGGAGCTTCGGCCACCACCACGCCGAGGAGCACGGCGTGTCGACGACCGACGGGACGCGGGACGCAGACGGCGCGCTGGCGATCCACGGCGCGATGACGACGCTGAACCGCTTCGTCATCTCCCGGCTCCGGGAGCGGGACGTGCCGGCGCTCCCGGTGCATCCGCTCTCGGCCGCCGCGCGGGACGACGTGGCGCGGCTGTCGCTCCCGACGGCGCAGGTGGCGACGATGCTCGGCGAGGGGTTCGTCCCCGTGTTGCACGGCGACGTGATCGCCCACGAGTGCGAGGGCGTGACGGTCCTCTCCGGCGACGAGATCGTCACTCACGTCGCCTCGGAACTGGGCGCCGACCGCGTCGGCGTCTGCTCGACGGTGCCGGGCGTGCTGGACGCCGAGGACGAAGTGATCGACCGCATCGAGGCGTTCGCGGACGTGGCCGACGCGCTCGGCGGGAGCGACGCCACGGACGTGAGCGGCGGGATGGCCGGGAAGGTGCGGGAACTGCTGGCGCTACAGCGGCCGGCGTCGGTGTTCGACCTGGACGGGCTGGACGCCTTTCTCGCGGGGCACGAGCCCGGAACGACGATCGACGGCGGGTAA